From a region of the Ammospiza nelsoni isolate bAmmNel1 chromosome 26, bAmmNel1.pri, whole genome shotgun sequence genome:
- the LOC132084208 gene encoding ras-related protein Rab-18-B-like isoform X1 yields the protein MAEPLALRLQPGPLPPRPAPAAASEAGPHRREQRGPLGERSSSSSSSGGAWPGALRDGARRPHPEAAAARGQRRGQVQVLERPAGEPRAQPRAEAALSVPTASCGGSRTAPSSRASHPPSDTAGQERFRTVTPSYYRGAQGVVLVYDITRKATFTGLGRWLNELEMYTTPSSTVKMLVGNKTDKPEREVERKEGLQLARKHSLLFIETSAKTQDGVHHAFEELVIKILQTPDLWDKGTGKKGIQLMESSAQQHKGLCGAYCALI from the exons ATGGCCGAGCCCTTGGCGCTGCGGCTCCAGCCCGgcccgctcccgccccgcccggccccggccgccgccTCCGAGGCGGGGCCGCACCGCCGGGAGCAGCGGGGGCCGCTCGGGGagcgcagcagcagcagcagcagcagcggcggtgcCTGGCCCGGAGCGCTGCGGGATGGAGCCCGCAGGCCTCaccctgaagctgctgctgctcggggACAGCGGCGTGGGCAAGTCCAGGTGCTGGAGCGGCCCGCGGGGGAGCCCCGAGCGCAGCCCCGCGCTGAGGCCGCgctctctgtccccacagcctcCTGCGGAGGTTCACGGACGGCGCCTTCGAGCCGCGCCTCACACCCACCGTCG GATACAGCAGGACAGGAGCGTTTCAGAACAGTGACTCCCAGTTACTACAGAGGAGCTCAAGGGGTTGTTTTAG TGTATGATATTACAAGAAAAGCAACTTTCACAGGACTAGGAAGGTGGCTGAACGAGCTGGAGATGTACAccacccccagcagcactgtgaaGATGTTGGTTGGCAATAAAACTGATAAG CCTGAGCGTGAAGTGGAGAGAAAAGAAGGGCTCCAGCTTGCCAGGAAACACTCACTGCTTTTTATAG aGACCAGTGCCAAGACACAGGATGGAGTGCACCATGCCTTTGAGGAGCTGGTCATAAAGATCCTGCAGACTCCAGATCTTTGGGATAAGGGCACAGGGAAAAAGGGAATCCAGCTCATGGAAtcttcagcacagcagcataAAGGGTTATGTGGTGCCTACTGTGCACTTATTTAA
- the LOC132084208 gene encoding ras-related protein Rab-18-B-like isoform X2 has translation MEPAGLTLKLLLLGDSGVGKSSLLRRFTDGAFEPRLTPTVGIDFKVKKMLVDGRAVQLAIWDTAGQERFRTVTPSYYRGAQGVVLVYDITRKATFTGLGRWLNELEMYTTPSSTVKMLVGNKTDKPEREVERKEGLQLARKHSLLFIETSAKTQDGVHHAFEELVIKILQTPDLWDKGTGKKGIQLMESSAQQHKGLCGAYCALI, from the exons ATGGAGCCCGCAGGCCTCaccctgaagctgctgctgctcggggACAGCGGCGTGGGCAAGTCCAG cctcCTGCGGAGGTTCACGGACGGCGCCTTCGAGCCGCGCCTCACACCCACCGTCG GTATTGATTTTAAAGTGAAGAAAATGCTGGTGGACGGCCGTGCAGTGCAGCTGGCCATATGG GATACAGCAGGACAGGAGCGTTTCAGAACAGTGACTCCCAGTTACTACAGAGGAGCTCAAGGGGTTGTTTTAG TGTATGATATTACAAGAAAAGCAACTTTCACAGGACTAGGAAGGTGGCTGAACGAGCTGGAGATGTACAccacccccagcagcactgtgaaGATGTTGGTTGGCAATAAAACTGATAAG CCTGAGCGTGAAGTGGAGAGAAAAGAAGGGCTCCAGCTTGCCAGGAAACACTCACTGCTTTTTATAG aGACCAGTGCCAAGACACAGGATGGAGTGCACCATGCCTTTGAGGAGCTGGTCATAAAGATCCTGCAGACTCCAGATCTTTGGGATAAGGGCACAGGGAAAAAGGGAATCCAGCTCATGGAAtcttcagcacagcagcataAAGGGTTATGTGGTGCCTACTGTGCACTTATTTAA
- the LOC132084208 gene encoding ras-related protein Rab-18-B-like isoform X3, whose translation MEPAGLTLKLLLLGDSGVGKSSLLRRFTDGAFEPRLTPTVGIDFKVKKMLVDGRAVQLAIWDTAGQERFRTVTPSYYRGAQGVVLGLGRWLNELEMYTTPSSTVKMLVGNKTDKPEREVERKEGLQLARKHSLLFIETSAKTQDGVHHAFEELVIKILQTPDLWDKGTGKKGIQLMESSAQQHKGLCGAYCALI comes from the exons ATGGAGCCCGCAGGCCTCaccctgaagctgctgctgctcggggACAGCGGCGTGGGCAAGTCCAG cctcCTGCGGAGGTTCACGGACGGCGCCTTCGAGCCGCGCCTCACACCCACCGTCG GTATTGATTTTAAAGTGAAGAAAATGCTGGTGGACGGCCGTGCAGTGCAGCTGGCCATATGG GATACAGCAGGACAGGAGCGTTTCAGAACAGTGACTCCCAGTTACTACAGAGGAGCTCAAGGGGTTGTTTTAG GACTAGGAAGGTGGCTGAACGAGCTGGAGATGTACAccacccccagcagcactgtgaaGATGTTGGTTGGCAATAAAACTGATAAG CCTGAGCGTGAAGTGGAGAGAAAAGAAGGGCTCCAGCTTGCCAGGAAACACTCACTGCTTTTTATAG aGACCAGTGCCAAGACACAGGATGGAGTGCACCATGCCTTTGAGGAGCTGGTCATAAAGATCCTGCAGACTCCAGATCTTTGGGATAAGGGCACAGGGAAAAAGGGAATCCAGCTCATGGAAtcttcagcacagcagcataAAGGGTTATGTGGTGCCTACTGTGCACTTATTTAA
- the MPP3 gene encoding MAGUK p55 subfamily member 3 isoform X2, translated as MPVLSEDSGLHETLALLTSQLRPDSNHKEEMGFLRDVFSERSLSYLMKIHEKLRHYERQSPTPVLHSAAGLVEDVIEELQTAPVNNEEKELLQLLSTPHLRAMLVVHDTVAQKNFDPALPPLPDNFDDDFDEESVKIVRLVKNKEPLGATIRRDEHTGAVIVARIMRGGAADRSGLVHVGDELREVNGITVLHKRPEEISQILAQSQGSITLKIIPAIKEEDRLKDSKVFMRALFCYNPKEDRAIPCQEAGLPFQRRHVLEVVSQDDPTWWQAKRVGDTNLRAGLIPSKQFQERRLTYRRTTGTLQNTRTLKKPLYDQSSDKDCDCEGYFNGHYIAGLRRSFRLSRKEKENNGNEGKQAEQADGAEFLTYEEVTKYQQQPGEQQRLVVLIGCLGAKLSELKQKVVSENPQEYGVAVPHTTRSRKSHEREGVEYNFVSKQSFETDVQQNKFVEHGEYKENLYGTSLEAIRSVMAKKKVCLVDVVPEAVKHLRTPEFKPYVIFVKPLISEKKKHVLKSHMSEEISSPLDEEQQEILNSAAFIEEQYGHLIDTVLVKEDLQSACNELKTVLDKLNKDSFWVPVSWVRS; from the exons ATGCCAGTGCTTTCAGAAGACTCAG GGTTGCACGAAACTTTGGCCCTTTTGACATCTCAGCTAAGACCTGATTCAAACCATAAAGAGGAAATGGGATTCCTTAGGGATGTCTTTAGTGAAAGGAGTCTCAGCTACCTGATGAAG ATTCATGAAAAGCTCCGGCATTATGAAAGACAGAGCCCAACTCCTGTTTTACACAGTGCAGCAGGATTAGTTGAAGAT gtaaTAGAAGAATTGCAGACAGCACCAGTGAATAATGAAGAAAAGGAGCTGCTTCAGCTGTTGTCAACACCACATCTCAGG GCAATGCTTGTAGTACATGACACTGTAGCACAGAAGAACTTTGACCCAGCTCTTCCACCTCTGCCTGATAATTTTGATGATGATTTTGATGAGGAATCAGTGAAAATTGTTCGGCtagtgaaaaataaagaacCCTTG GGAGCTACCATCAGAAGAGATGAGCACACAGGAGCTGTGATTGTAGCCAGGATCATGAGGGGTGGTGCAGCTGATCGCAGTG gtcttgtcCATGTTGGAGATGAACTAAGAGAAGTCAATGGTATTACTGTGCTTCACAAACGACCAGAAGAAATAAGTCAGATTTTG GCTCAGTCTCAAGGGTCAATAACACTGAAGATAATTCCAGCCATCAAAGAAGAAGATCGTCTCAAAGACAGCAAG GTGTTTATGAGGGCACTTTTCTGCTATAACCCCAAGGAGGACAGAGCCATTCCTTGCCAGGAGGCCGGGCTGCCGTTCCAACGCCGCCACGTGCTGGAGGTTGTGAGCCAGGATGATCCCACGTGGTGGCAAGCCAAGCGTGTTGGGGACACCAACCTCAGAGCAGGCTTGATCCCCTccaaacagttccaagaaag ACGACTGACTTACAGGAGAACAACAGGCACTCTGCAGAATACCAGAACTCTGAAGAAACCTTTAT ATGATCAGTCTTCTGACAAAG ACTGTGACTGTGAAGGATATTTCAATGGACACTACATAG CTGGTTTACGCAGGAGCTTTAGGTTGAGTcgaaaagagaaagaaaacaatggcAACGAGGGcaagcaggcagagcaggcagatgGAGCAGAGTTCCTCACATATGAAGAAGTCACAAAATATCAGCAACAGCCTGGTGAACAGCAGAGGCTGGTGGTTTTGATTG gtTGTTTGGGGGCCAAGTTAAGTGAGCTCAAGCAAAAAGTTGTGTCAGAGAACCCCCAGGAGTATGGGGTTGCAGTTCCAC ATACAACAAGGTCAAGGAAAAGTCATGAGAGAGAAGGAGTAGAATACAATTTTGTTTCTAAGCAATCATTTGAGACAGATGTGCAGCAAAACAA ATTTGTGGAACACGGAGAGTACAAAGAGAATTTGTATGGCACCAGCCTGGAGGCAATCCGGTCTGTGATGGCCAAAAAGAAAGTTTGTCTGGTGGATGTGGTACCTGAA GCAGTAAAGCACTTGAGGACTCCTGAGTTTAAGCCTTATGTTATATTTGTGAAGCCTctcatttcagaaaagaaaaaacatgtcTTAAAATCTCACATGTCAGAAGAAATCTCATCCCCTCTT GATGAAGAACAGCAGGAAATTCTGAATTCAGCAGCATTCATTGAAGAGCAGTATGGCCATTTAATTGACACTGTACTGGTGAAAGAAGATCTCCAGAGTGCATGTAATGAGCTGAAAACTGTGTTAGATAAACTGAACAAGGATTCATTCTGGGTGCCAGTCAGCTGGGTTAGGTCATAG
- the MPP3 gene encoding MAGUK p55 subfamily member 3 isoform X1 translates to MPVLSEDSGLHETLALLTSQLRPDSNHKEEMGFLRDVFSERSLSYLMKIHEKLRHYERQSPTPVLHSAAGLVEDVIEELQTAPVNNEEKELLQLLSTPHLRAMLVVHDTVAQKNFDPALPPLPDNFDDDFDEESVKIVRLVKNKEPLGATIRRDEHTGAVIVARIMRGGAADRSGLVHVGDELREVNGITVLHKRPEEISQILAQSQGSITLKIIPAIKEEDRLKDSKVFMRALFCYNPKEDRAIPCQEAGLPFQRRHVLEVVSQDDPTWWQAKRVGDTNLRAGLIPSKQFQERRLTYRRTTGTLQNTRTLKKPLYDQSSDKEDCDCEGYFNGHYIAGLRRSFRLSRKEKENNGNEGKQAEQADGAEFLTYEEVTKYQQQPGEQQRLVVLIGCLGAKLSELKQKVVSENPQEYGVAVPHTTRSRKSHEREGVEYNFVSKQSFETDVQQNKFVEHGEYKENLYGTSLEAIRSVMAKKKVCLVDVVPEAVKHLRTPEFKPYVIFVKPLISEKKKHVLKSHMSEEISSPLDEEQQEILNSAAFIEEQYGHLIDTVLVKEDLQSACNELKTVLDKLNKDSFWVPVSWVRS, encoded by the exons ATGCCAGTGCTTTCAGAAGACTCAG GGTTGCACGAAACTTTGGCCCTTTTGACATCTCAGCTAAGACCTGATTCAAACCATAAAGAGGAAATGGGATTCCTTAGGGATGTCTTTAGTGAAAGGAGTCTCAGCTACCTGATGAAG ATTCATGAAAAGCTCCGGCATTATGAAAGACAGAGCCCAACTCCTGTTTTACACAGTGCAGCAGGATTAGTTGAAGAT gtaaTAGAAGAATTGCAGACAGCACCAGTGAATAATGAAGAAAAGGAGCTGCTTCAGCTGTTGTCAACACCACATCTCAGG GCAATGCTTGTAGTACATGACACTGTAGCACAGAAGAACTTTGACCCAGCTCTTCCACCTCTGCCTGATAATTTTGATGATGATTTTGATGAGGAATCAGTGAAAATTGTTCGGCtagtgaaaaataaagaacCCTTG GGAGCTACCATCAGAAGAGATGAGCACACAGGAGCTGTGATTGTAGCCAGGATCATGAGGGGTGGTGCAGCTGATCGCAGTG gtcttgtcCATGTTGGAGATGAACTAAGAGAAGTCAATGGTATTACTGTGCTTCACAAACGACCAGAAGAAATAAGTCAGATTTTG GCTCAGTCTCAAGGGTCAATAACACTGAAGATAATTCCAGCCATCAAAGAAGAAGATCGTCTCAAAGACAGCAAG GTGTTTATGAGGGCACTTTTCTGCTATAACCCCAAGGAGGACAGAGCCATTCCTTGCCAGGAGGCCGGGCTGCCGTTCCAACGCCGCCACGTGCTGGAGGTTGTGAGCCAGGATGATCCCACGTGGTGGCAAGCCAAGCGTGTTGGGGACACCAACCTCAGAGCAGGCTTGATCCCCTccaaacagttccaagaaag ACGACTGACTTACAGGAGAACAACAGGCACTCTGCAGAATACCAGAACTCTGAAGAAACCTTTAT ATGATCAGTCTTCTGACAAAG AAGACTGTGACTGTGAAGGATATTTCAATGGACACTACATAG CTGGTTTACGCAGGAGCTTTAGGTTGAGTcgaaaagagaaagaaaacaatggcAACGAGGGcaagcaggcagagcaggcagatgGAGCAGAGTTCCTCACATATGAAGAAGTCACAAAATATCAGCAACAGCCTGGTGAACAGCAGAGGCTGGTGGTTTTGATTG gtTGTTTGGGGGCCAAGTTAAGTGAGCTCAAGCAAAAAGTTGTGTCAGAGAACCCCCAGGAGTATGGGGTTGCAGTTCCAC ATACAACAAGGTCAAGGAAAAGTCATGAGAGAGAAGGAGTAGAATACAATTTTGTTTCTAAGCAATCATTTGAGACAGATGTGCAGCAAAACAA ATTTGTGGAACACGGAGAGTACAAAGAGAATTTGTATGGCACCAGCCTGGAGGCAATCCGGTCTGTGATGGCCAAAAAGAAAGTTTGTCTGGTGGATGTGGTACCTGAA GCAGTAAAGCACTTGAGGACTCCTGAGTTTAAGCCTTATGTTATATTTGTGAAGCCTctcatttcagaaaagaaaaaacatgtcTTAAAATCTCACATGTCAGAAGAAATCTCATCCCCTCTT GATGAAGAACAGCAGGAAATTCTGAATTCAGCAGCATTCATTGAAGAGCAGTATGGCCATTTAATTGACACTGTACTGGTGAAAGAAGATCTCCAGAGTGCATGTAATGAGCTGAAAACTGTGTTAGATAAACTGAACAAGGATTCATTCTGGGTGCCAGTCAGCTGGGTTAGGTCATAG
- the LOC132084174 gene encoding G protein-activated inward rectifier potassium channel 1-like: protein MAAVRRKFGDEYQAVGLARCSARRERQRFVDKNGRCNVQHGNLGGESSRYLSDFFTTLVDLKWRWNLLIFLLTYTVAWLVMASMWWGIAYLRGDLQQAHGDSYSPCVANVYNFPSAFLFFVETEATIGYGHRYITERCPEGIVLFLFQSLLGSVVDAFLIGCMFIKMSQPKKRAETLMFSRAAVISQRDAKLCLMFRVGNLRNSHMVSAQIRCKLIKSRQTPEGEFLPLDQCELDVGFGTGADQLFLVSPLTICHEINSESPFFCLSQRSLRSEQFEIVVILEGIVETTGMTCQARTSYTEDEVLWGHRFLPVMSLEDGFFRVDYSQFHATFEVPTPPYSVKEQEESLSQSSLLNSPFEKKSRREQVCPLDCADATGEKNKLPAKLQKISSRKEGLPPRALRMSSCNTQKNFSTGDLLEIEEISPMSDGEDSDHRMQLKGLKINAKALTQSTSKLELQKDFPGMGTLEVKLEDNFPAKL, encoded by the exons ATGGCAGCCGTGCGCAGGAAGTTTGGGGACGAGTACCAGGCCGTGGGCCTGGCCCGCTGCAGCGCCCGCAGGGAGCGGCAGCGCTTCGTGGACAAGAACGGGCGCTGCAACGTGCAGCACGGCAACCTGGGCGGCGAGAGCAGCCGCTACCTCTCCGACTTCTTCACCACGCTGGTGGACCTCAAGTGGCGCTGGAACCTGCTCATCTTCCTGCTGACCTACACGGTGGCCTGGCTGGTGATGGCCTCCATGTGGTGGGGCATCGCGTACCTGCGCGGGGACCTGCAGCAGGCGCACGGTGACTCGTACAGCCCGTGCGTGGCCAACGTGTACAACTTCCCCTCCGCCTTCCTCTTCTTCGTGGAGACCGAGGCCACCATCGGCTACGGGCACCGCTACATCACGGAGCGCTGCCCCGAGGGCATCGTGCTGTTCCTCTTCCAGTCGCTGCTGGGCTCCGTGGTGGACGCGTTCCTCATCGGCTGCATGTTCATCAAGATGTCGCAGCCCAAGAAGCGAGCCGAGACCCTCATGTTCAGCCGCGCCGCCGTCATCTCGCAGCGCGATGCCAAGCTCTGCCTCATGTTCCGTGTGGGCAACCTCCGCAACAGCCACATGGTGTCTGCCCAGATCCGCTGCAAGCTCATCAAG TCCAGACAGACACCGGAGGGGGAATTTCTGCCACTGGACCAGTGTGAGCTGGATGTTGGATTTGGAACTGGAGCTGACCAGCTGTTTTTGGTTTCCCCTTTAACCATCTGCCATGAAATCAACTCAGAAAGCccctttttctgtctctcacAAAGATCCCTGAGGAGTGAGCAATTTGAAATCGTTGTCATCCTCGAAGGAATCGTTGAGACCACCG GAATGACGTGCCAAGCCAGGACCTCCTACACAGAGGATGAAGTGCTGTGGGGTCACAGGTTCCTGCCAGTCATGTCTCTGGAAGATGGATTTTTCCGTGTCGATTATTCTCAGTTCCACGCCACCTTTGAAGTCCCCACTCCTCCTTACAGTGTCAAAGAGCAAGAAGAAAGCCTGTCCCAGTCATCTCTCTTGAACAGTCCTTttgagaagaaaagcagaagagaacaGGTTTGTCCTCTTGACTGTGCTGATGCTACAGGAGAGAAGAACAAGCTCCCTGCTAAACTCCAGAAGATCAGCTCGAGGAAGGAGGGCCTTCCACCAAGAGCCCTGAGAATGAGTTCCTGTAACACACAGAAGAATTTCAGCACTGGAGATCTCTTGGAAATTGAAGAAATAAGTCCCATGTCTGATGGTGAAGACAGTGATCACAGGATGCAGCTGAAaggcttaaaaataaatgccaAGGCTCTGACTCAGTCAACCAGCAAGCTCGAGTTACAGAAGGATTTTCCAGGTATGGGCACCCTAGAGGTGAAATTGGAAGATAATTTCCCTGCCAAACTTTGA